The genomic stretch ttgagTGCATGATGGGTGGGTGCACTCCAAGCGGCTCGCGTCCGGAGCAGGCTCTCCGCGAACAGCGGACGCGAGCGCCACTGCACGGAGCAGCTCGGTGCCCACACACCACAGGCCCCCAGTGCCACGGGATTgtcaattttgttatttaacagCAGATAATAATGAACCATAAGCGCGCGCTCGCGTCGTAGTTCCAGTGTATCCATTCCAACCATCCCCGTTACGTACAAGGATGGATATAAGTAGGGATAATATCCATACATCTTCTGGAAAAGGCATCTTGAGAACTTACGTTGAATTTTCTCAATCATtaacttgtaatttttttcatgtGGGCTCCACACGATAGCGTTATATTCGAGCTTACTACGTACAAATGCATAATAAAGGCTAATGATAACAGTTTTGTCATTAAAACGAGCAGTCtgcctaaaaataaatccaaggGCTTTATATGCATTCTGGCATAAGTCAATTATGTGGTCATTAAAACTTAAGGTACGATCGAATAATACGCCTAAATCACGAATCGAATTCTCTCTAGCTACAATCCTATCCGAAACTTTATAGCCATAGAGATGTGGAGACTTACTCCTAGTAAAAGTCATTACTTTACATTTTGCCTCATTAAGATCTAAACGGTTCATTTTACTCCATTCGCAAACGCTATGTATATCGTTTTGTAATGCCTGACAATCCTCAATACTACCTATAgccaaatataattttaggtCGTCAGCAAACATAAGACACTGGGAAGAACTAATAACATCAGGAAGATCGTTGATCATTACTAGAAATTGAGTAGGACCGAGGGTACTGCCTTGACTGATACCAGAATTGATGGCATATGGATCTGAACGATAACTACCAAGTTGTACAAATTGAAAACGATCCCGGAGGTAGtctgcaaaatattttaccagCCTGGGAGTGAAACCAATCATAGAAAATTTGCGCAAAAGGACGTCATTATCTACGCGATCGAACGCTTTTTTAAAGTCGAAATAACTGACATCGATTTGTTTTTTACGATCTAAGTTTTTAGAAGCGTAGTCGACGAAATTAATCAAATTTGTTGACGTTGATCTACGGGCACGAAAACCGTGCTGACAATCCGATAATCGAGAACTTATTTGTTGTGAGacgtgattatttaaaataatttctagcAGTTTTGCAAAAGTAGATAGCACCGCGATAGGTCTATAGTTCTCAATGCTCACTTTGGAGCCACTCTTTGGAACCGGTGTAACACGCGAAGTTTTCCATACGGTAGGATACGTATCTGTTCGGAGagacaaattaaatatgtagtgaagaggttcaataaaaattgatatacAGTCTTTAATAACGAACGGCGGTATATTATCCGGACCTGCTGCCGAATGCGCTTTAAGGCGCCGAATTGCAAGCTTTATATCAGATTTTGAAATGTAATCTATAGAAATACGTGATGATGCGACGCCGGATACAAGCGAAGCCTCCTTATAATCAAGTTttggtttttcttttaaaaatactgattgaaaatatttagcgAATGCATTTGCGGCGTCAATACCACTTACTTTAACACCATCATAGTCATATTCGATACGCAACTTACTTGATGACCGCTGCTCCTTTACAAATGCCCAGAATTTCTTGGGATCGTCTTTAATGTTggcttcaattttttttatatggttCTGATAAGCCTGAttgataagtatttttactttacttcTATAGTATTTGAACATTTCAAGGTTATACTGTAGACCAAactgcttatatttttttaaattaaaatatttaatttttatattagttacaACTTCCGTAGTGAACCACGTCGGATAAGTATATCGTGAACTATTCATAGAATGTCTCTTTTTTGGGACGCATTTATTGAAACAATTAGATAATTGTGTGTACAAACTATCTACGGCACTATTTACACTAGTACAGGAATAAACGTCATCCCAACGCAATGATTGTATGCACGCatataattcattataatCTGCTTTACGAAAATTCCATTCATTTAGTTTACTGCGAGACCGTACacatgaaatttttttattgtaagtcCTTAAATATGCTAATTTCACCAACAAAGACGGATGATAACTGTCAATGGGGACAAGTGGTGGTGTGTCACTACTTACCTGTAATTCCCTGCTACTGGCATTACTTAATACAAGGTCAAGAATTCCACCCATCTTATTCGTAATAGTATTACTTATACTGATGCAACTTACTGAAggaaatcatattattatatttgtaaataacattttttgaagctgaatttaagttaaaatcgccaaatattacaattttatatgatGAGAAACGTGTACTTAATtcttctaatattttaaaaatatcataatataagtcATCCTTAGAACCAGGTGGTATATACAACACacataataacatattaatgCCATTGCGTTTGACCGTGGCTACTGTAATTTCGAGACAATCAGTACAACTacttaagtaatttttaatacaaatattttttatatcataacAATTTCGAATAGCTAACAATACACCACCCCAACCTGAATCATTACACCGATCTTTACGCAATACAACATAATCGTTAGGAAACAACTCTGAGTCACACACActactatttaaaaatgtttcagtTAAAGCATAAACATCGTATTGTTCACTTAATATAGAATTCTTACATACATCTAATTTTGAGCGCAAACCACGCACGTTTTgataaaacatacaaatagtttttaatttagggGTTTTGTGTCGTTTTACGGTTGCGAAATCCACTACGCCATGGCTTTATGTGCACATCCTCCGCCCAATGAATAGGCGACATATAAGTGTCCAAATTTTTTGTGGGAACTGTTAACTTAAAGGATGCATAGTCACCACGCGAATTCAATTGTTCCACCAAACATTTATCATTTGGGCAAATACAtaacaaatgttttataatttgttcGACTGTAGtacctttttttaaataatagatatgCAAGTAACTTTTACGTTCGGACGCCTCCAATGACGTCGAACCGGGCGCGGCCGTACCACGAGCTACATTTCTCGCCTCACGTCGAACTCGACGCCGCCTCACGTCGACCCAATCCGTTGTAGCCCCGACTCCGTTACGGTCGTCCGGACCATCGGCATCCACGAACGCGTCTTGCGAGTTCAGCGTGACTTTCGTAGCACACGTAGTAGGGGTGATCTCGCCGTCAGTGCCGCTCGGTGGGGACGGAGATGCGAGCGGCAATGTCTTCTTCCCTGCTCGCACCTTGGGCTTCGCGACGTTGATAGTCGTAAGCGCACGAAGACGAGCATCGCGAAGTGGCCGCAGCTTAGAGTTACCCTCTTCCTCATCACACTTTTTATTTGGTGAACTCAAATGTACCGTCGGATCTCGCATTTGTTTACTTTCAACAAAATCTTTTATAATCAAATTCTGTTCAAGAATAAGCGTTTCTAGTGAAGTTACTTTATCTTGCAGATGTAACACAGTCTTATTCAACTCACGAATAACATTTTCCAAAGTTTTGTACGACATATTcacagattttattttttaaagtaacagCTGAGCGAATGCGTTTAACCCTTGCAAGCGCGCGGGGGGAACTTCCtttctatgtcctttctcgggtatcaaaatatctacataccaaatttcatgaaaattgggtcagtagtttaggcgtgattgagtaacagacatacagacagagttactttcgcatttataatattagtatggatatataatataataaatatataatataatatataattatataaagaattatttttgacaataggttttacataaaattttacttatgacataaattaattattgagtttCATCTAGCAAAAGTTGAAAGaaacagatattattatgtatttaaaatcattcttattataggtatatttgtaaacatttccCTACCCATCCCTAAACTCGCATATTAAGTacgtttattcatattattaaaacttcaagtaatttttaattacataatttgtgTTTCAGTCGCTTGTTTCATCTTTCGGTGTCAAGTTGCTATCGTTtgcgggaactatgcgagttttcctttgaaaacgcgggcgaagcggCGGGCAgaaatctagtaaataatataaataagaaaacataatcAGTTTACAGATATCGCTGCAGTgctgatacatgtaaatatggcccttatgcgtcgcaacgacaataattgatgacgtcatagcgcagtagtttactatgcaaacatagtttttcagttaattattgtaaaaattatcaaaattaaatattttttttgtaattgatagagcaaatcgggagcaatttttctagcaaaaaaaaatctatgaaaagtgaatatttttcattctatagggaaatcaagttttcagtaagtatttggatttttaaaaaaaattaattaaaaataaactaataattatagaagtggagcaattacagattctgatttagcatttaaggagcaattttttgagatattaataattaaaaaaaataaactttccgcgctaacttccttccggtGAAGagctttgtaaaaataaaaaaaaattatcgcaAAAAGCCAACATCACGCGGTGTTCCCAGGCGGTCACCCATCCAAGTACTGACCGCGCCCGACGTTGCTTAACTTCGGTGATCGGACGAGAACCGGTGTATTCAACGTGGTATGGACGTTGGCGACAAAGCAagcgaaaatataaaatatattaaagaatagacacaaattatttttatcttatactagctgtgccccgcggtttcacccgcattgctccgctcctgttggtcttagcgtgatgttatGTAGCCTaaagccttccttgataaatgagGTATCTAACGctgcaataataatatttttccaatcagaccagtagttcctgagattagcgttttcaaacaaacaaacaaactcttcagctttatagtattaagtatagatttactaTGTGAAAACGTTTACCTTTTCATCACTGTATACCAGGAAAGCAGATTGAAGTGCTGAAGAAATTGGTTCAATCTCACTTTTTCTTAAAGcctataaaaaagaaacaaaattattaaatcattattaatCTTAGCTTAATTGCCTctactattaaaaaatgtcGTGCCTTTgcccacaaaaaaaaatatttccactctttaaaaatattaaatactaacttttcacccgcgttttcaaaggaaaacccgcatggTTCCCGTTCcagtgggatttctgggattaaacctatcctatgtgttaatccaagttaccctctatatgtgtgctaaatttcattataatcggttcagtagtttatgtgtgaataccatacatacatacatacaaacctttcctctttataatattagtatagaagtatagatatCTACACTCTTCTACACATGCAAAGGAATCGAaaggaattataaaaaaagtaatttaaatgaagTTTATCTTTATGCAGTAATAAGATCAACTTACCTCTACAAATATAATCAACGCAAGAACGATTCCCGCAGCAAAGAGCATCAGCCTCACATCAAACAGTATGCCAGACAGGAAAACAAGTGACGCCAGTATATGAAATGTTTTTCTAGTCACAGTAGTAGCTTTTACAGCTAATTTCGTACGTATCATTAACGCGCATATTGATATGAGGACGAGAATTAACCAGAATGTGATGATTtctttctgaaaaaaaaaattttttttaatatttgctgttttttttttcgaatcatcatcatcattgtacactgtacagcCTACACTTGTCCACTGCATATACAaaaaagacattttttttgtctgtttttcGAATGaagacaaaaaattaaaaagctgGGATAATACAtgtgtttttgaataaaaactaattttgaaTAATGGAAATAGGAAAACAGCATTTagcatacctacttaaaaaaggcgataaccaaaaaaaaaaaaaacatctttaTTTGCTGAAACTTATTTgtgtatgttataatattcttaCCCTCTTTCCAGtgaaaaaaactaattttattgcTTGCTTCATAAAATCAGATCCAATCAATATATGTAGTAAGACTAGCACAAACATAGCACCTAATGCAATTATAATTAGTAATGACTTAATAGTTCTTAGTTCTTTTCTTAGTAAATATAATCCTGTTATCATTAAAACTACTCCTAGTAACACCACCTGAAattgaattaaagaaatacttCATGAGTTACTTAAAGTTGTGtttttaacttataaataaacaaacagttGTTGATCGTTGTGAAATATTTTGCTGAACTTAGATTCACAGATAACTTAAGCTCACATATGTAATTCTATTAGGTGTAAACAATTGCTAACATTTTGAATAagcagataataataaaaaaaataaaaaaaactattatacaacttattactctcaaaagattttttcaatatatttaatatatgaCATAAGTTTTGCTATAACAGCTAGAGAATATTTACTACTTACCAAAACAGAAAcatgaataaaatacatttcctCATCTTCTCTAGAAAGGCccaatattatatgtagtatAGATATTACTACAAACAGTACCACACTCTGAACGACAATCACAGCCTCTCCTATTGTGAACGTTTTAGGGAGGTTTATGAGCGAGTGCCGAAGCAGCCACACAAATGATAACACTGTTGTTGCTGATGCTGATAATGATAGGAGTAAATctgtgaaagaatttttttttatgtgggTATTAATTTGATGGCAGCAATTATGAGatgatattcattttattatgaatttattttgatattcatGATAGagattttgtataatatagattttatttgtacatcTACTTTCCCATTATTTAGTTCCAATTATTTGTtgtaagataaaaaaatacctatttacatTTTTGCTTTTGCTAATAATCTGATAGGTACATCAAATTCCTACACATTGCACATTTCTTTTAGGATTtaagtataacattttttgGCACTTGCAACCAAAAATTACCTTGTTTCAATGCACCATACATAAATAGTGTAGAAATAAAACTCGCTGCAACACAGCCTCCATACACAGGTTCCCTTACAACAAGACTCGATAGAGATAGAAACAGAACAAATAGACAGCAGTACGCAACCAACCCCAATGATAAACATGtgcttattttatatacaatcgGCACATCTTCCAGTATACAATACAAGATCAACACTGACGGTAATATAAACTGACACCACAATCCGTTACTCTTCGCTGgtctagaaaaaataaaagaaaacatttaaagAATTGTTATTGAGATTTTTATAAGAGTAAGGTTGAAATGGAGGTTTCTTTAGTTAACTGCCGCACGTATTATAGGTTTTTTGTGGGAGATGTCATACCTTGTTTCAATACCACCGTCTCGTAAATTCAATGTTATGTGTTTATCCAAAGGTTCAATTATTCTACGATATTGAGTTGATATAGTTTCacatatttttcttgttacaaaCTCAGccatatttatgtattttatcaatGTGAAATACGTTGTTATTcccaattaaaatataagcttATCTCATAATTAATAGCTTCATATCTAAAGATAATttagtataatatgtacttatttgtaatttaatgtGCACTATGATTTGGGTGTGATAAAACCAGTCTATCTCAGATTActttataaagtaataattagtaaataataatttgtatcacATCTATCAATATTCTAATAAAAGCTGTTATTCTTCCACGTTTAAACTATTTActatctaaataacaatgaataacaacaacaacattgAACAAGTGAgaaatgaaaattgaattaattgaCGTTGACAAATGACacatcaataatattaatgtcaaTAATTGCTCTCAGATGTCAATAGTCGAGTTTACCGGTACGTTctgaatatataaatattgaatatataatttaatatatttataatattcgttgCAACTATATAAAACAAGAGGAAgattatagtatataatttattaggttttagacaaagcgggtggaGCCTCGGGGTTAAGCTTGTTTAATATATATGAGattagcttaccgcccgcggctttgcccactttgtctaaaacctaataaattatatacaaaaaccttcctcttgaatcactctatctattaaaaaaaaccacattaaaatccgttgcgtagttttaaagatttaagcatacaaagggacatagggacagagaaagcgactttgttttaaatacctactttatgtagtgatagtgatagtGATGATAGTGATAGTGATGCTTCTTGGTAGAAATAAATTCGTTGAACTATTTAAACtggaaaaatgaattttttttttgaaaaaacgGGGTCGTGCTTGGGAAGTGCTTGGGTCGTGCCCACCACGCGCGTCGCGGTCGTGCCATGATTCGTTGtgcacagaacagtaaaaacaaatattctgTGTgcattacttgctctgtggcgTCTGTGCAGTCAATTGTCAACTGCACGTCAACTGTCACTTTAGACTGTAGCTTCGGTTTCGAATTGAGCATTTACCACAATTTACTCTTTGAGCATTTTTCAGCGTTGTTCTCTTAATAATcgcttaatttcatttattgtcTAAAATAGTCCTATACAgtttattcacaaaaaaaaatttgacaGACTGgcgtattaaaaatatctaaagcTGAATATGAATCGTCGAAGGGCCAATGAAGAAGAAGATGGATACGGTAAACTTTGCCACGAAAGAATAATAGATTaaggttaaaaaaaacttttatttaaattctgttCATTTGCTTTTAGAACGTCTGCACAGGAAACGGCGCCGTGTATCTGAAAATCAAGAAATAGAAGACAGATTAGAATCCCTAATACTGCGCGTTGGTGAAAAGAGTAGTTCGAGCTTGGAAAGTAATCTGGAAGGTTTGGCAAGTGTACTGGAAGCCGATTTGAGTACATTCCGCGTAAAGATCTTACGTATATTGACAGAATGTGCGATACGGATGCCAGAGAAATGTACTATCTATGCCACTCTTGTTGGTCTCCTCAATGCAAAGAACTACAATTTTGGAGGAGAATTTGTTGATTACATAGTAAAAACATTCAAAGAAAATCTGAAATGTGGAAAATGGAATGCGGCTAGATATTGCTTGAGATTTATATCAGACTTGGTGAACTGCCATGTGTTAGCAGCGTCTTCATTACTGACCTTATTGGAGACATTAGTTGATTGTGCCAATGAGGATAGTGTACCTCAAGTGAGGAGAGATTGGTTTGTTTTTGCTGTTTTGTCTACACTGCCCTGGGTGGGTAGA from Colias croceus chromosome 16, ilColCroc2.1 encodes the following:
- the LOC123698380 gene encoding dolichol kinase, with the translated sequence MAEFVTRKICETISTQYRRIIEPLDKHITLNLRDGGIETRPAKSNGLWCQFILPSVLILYCILEDVPIVYKISTCLSLGLVAYCCLFVLFLSLSSLVVREPVYGGCVAASFISTLFMYGALKQDLLLSLSASATTVLSFVWLLRHSLINLPKTFTIGEAVIVVQSVVLFVVISILHIILGLSREDEEMYFIHVSVLVVLLGVVLMITGLYLLRKELRTIKSLLIIIALGAMFVLVLLHILIGSDFMKQAIKLVFFTGKRKEIITFWLILVLISICALMIRTKLAVKATTVTRKTFHILASLVFLSGILFDVRLMLFAAGIVLALIIFVEALRKSEIEPISSALQSAFLVYSDEKDCGSLAMTPLYLYIGLACPLILVPSHSPHNTLELLSGVLSIGVGDTAASWFGSRFGFNKWPDSSRTMEGTAFNILSQIGTVYTLILFDLLHTRNALLRTVIVASIGGFVEAKTEQVDNLVLPLVTMAAYQITRFVL